In the Ensifer adhaerens genome, one interval contains:
- a CDS encoding OmpA family protein, with protein MSNTIAGAEGRGYNRGLILGFTMAESLLLVVFCLLLVAAAIISKERQRATEAEQRATRAEEQVLAKSHDAEELQKQIKEMQVQLAAAGRDQSDDEWRELVLAKKAVEALAVKFSDKNPKEIVRKVTDMLEDYRELQAAIPSQKRLQDEHLKALAEISRLRQDLDSKAKELASLEKPSKPHEWPPIITLSEANNNYFRSGSAELTVAFATKLNSSIADQIASNLQAYGADIVEIIGHTDEQPISRAGSNMDKNAIDVLLAHKNVTSLEPADNAGLGLARAISVANVLKSNKSLDGITVLPLSAAQLILPGDTLTRGEAGDVETRRRIEIRIRRRDVADQ; from the coding sequence ATGAGCAACACCATCGCAGGTGCCGAAGGGCGCGGCTACAATCGTGGGCTCATCCTTGGCTTCACAATGGCGGAATCGTTGCTGCTCGTCGTGTTCTGCCTGCTGCTTGTGGCCGCCGCGATTATTTCGAAGGAACGGCAGCGCGCGACGGAGGCTGAGCAGCGAGCGACCCGTGCAGAGGAGCAGGTTCTGGCCAAGAGCCACGATGCCGAAGAGCTGCAGAAACAGATCAAAGAGATGCAGGTTCAGCTTGCCGCCGCCGGACGAGACCAGTCCGACGACGAGTGGCGTGAGCTGGTGCTCGCCAAAAAAGCCGTCGAAGCGTTGGCTGTGAAGTTTTCCGACAAAAACCCGAAGGAGATCGTCCGCAAGGTCACTGACATGCTCGAAGATTACCGAGAACTTCAGGCGGCCATTCCGTCTCAAAAGCGTCTGCAGGACGAGCATCTGAAGGCACTGGCTGAAATTTCTCGGTTGCGACAGGACTTGGATTCCAAAGCGAAAGAACTGGCGTCGCTTGAAAAGCCTTCGAAGCCACACGAGTGGCCGCCAATCATCACACTCAGCGAGGCTAACAACAACTACTTCCGCTCAGGCAGTGCCGAGTTGACCGTGGCGTTCGCGACCAAATTGAACAGCTCCATCGCCGACCAAATAGCGAGCAACTTGCAGGCCTACGGCGCGGATATCGTGGAAATCATTGGCCACACGGACGAACAGCCGATTTCTCGTGCAGGATCGAACATGGATAAGAACGCCATCGACGTGCTCCTGGCTCACAAGAACGTAACGTCGCTAGAGCCAGCTGACAACGCGGGACTAGGTCTGGCGAGAGCGATCTCGGTCGCGAACGTTCTCAAATCGAACAAGTCGCTAGATGGGATCACTGTGCTTCCCCTTTCGGCGGCCCAACTGATCCTGCCCGGCGACACACTGACGCGCGGCGAAGCTGGCGATGTCGAAACCCGGAGACGGATTGAGATACGCATCAGACGTCGTGACGTTGCAGACCAGTAA
- a CDS encoding methyl-accepting chemotaxis protein: protein MGNIDMRTFVRDHGPICLFVLMTIIGAAVIWFGKLYDLDISIVTTIPIVLMLVYLVLNLLPGLRVRSEQAGDNLYYMGFIFTLASLGISLYKFTGEASIEDVVRNFGIAIVSTITGIALRIFYNQMRRDPADIETAVRVELAEMTRRVRTELDTSALEFSSYRRTSNQMLSEGFEEIARQAQRNGEAVRASIEAMSVKATQTIQETSEKLLATLEKTHAQLAELADKNVKTVERVAEQVDKSVGQVVQRADALSSTMESLTAKFSIARSPDEILRVDVTPAIEALKDLVDGNVKSIEANTVAARDTAKKVITAIGPFKQVAAQLNALSVDIKGSTAAVGSSAEALGKASEQIREAMDAVRSMLDAERNTAEQVRNLAGVVNTLELRSSERDERGAVQSDRIEIALAKVEAIVAVPAVAESASVVDEPVEALEKPAADSTETRPIMPAPAGEDAITVPEMTTAAIEAAEPQPDKSRWSIWNR, encoded by the coding sequence ATGGGTAACATCGACATGAGGACGTTCGTCCGCGATCACGGACCGATTTGTCTCTTCGTCTTGATGACGATCATAGGGGCGGCTGTAATCTGGTTTGGCAAACTATACGACTTGGACATTTCGATCGTCACCACCATACCGATCGTCTTGATGCTCGTCTATCTCGTGCTCAACCTGCTGCCCGGCCTCAGGGTTCGCAGCGAACAGGCCGGTGACAATCTCTACTACATGGGATTCATCTTCACCCTCGCGAGCCTCGGTATCTCGCTCTACAAGTTCACGGGCGAGGCCTCGATCGAGGACGTCGTGCGCAACTTCGGCATTGCGATCGTGTCGACGATCACGGGCATCGCGCTTCGCATCTTCTACAACCAGATGCGGCGAGATCCGGCCGACATCGAAACGGCAGTGCGCGTCGAGCTTGCCGAGATGACGCGGCGCGTCAGGACCGAGCTCGACACATCTGCACTCGAGTTTTCTAGCTACCGCCGCACCAGCAACCAGATGCTGTCGGAAGGCTTCGAGGAGATCGCCAGGCAGGCGCAAAGGAACGGGGAAGCCGTCAGGGCGTCGATCGAAGCAATGTCCGTCAAGGCTACGCAGACTATTCAAGAGACCTCGGAGAAATTGCTGGCAACGCTCGAGAAGACGCACGCACAACTTGCCGAACTCGCGGACAAGAATGTGAAGACGGTCGAGCGGGTCGCGGAACAGGTGGACAAGTCGGTCGGGCAAGTCGTCCAGCGCGCCGATGCCCTTTCGAGTACGATGGAAAGCCTGACGGCAAAGTTTTCGATCGCAAGGTCTCCCGACGAAATCCTGCGCGTAGACGTCACTCCCGCGATCGAAGCTCTGAAAGACCTGGTTGACGGCAACGTGAAGTCGATCGAAGCCAACACCGTGGCAGCGCGCGATACGGCCAAAAAGGTGATCACCGCCATCGGTCCGTTCAAGCAGGTGGCAGCACAGCTAAACGCGCTGTCCGTGGACATTAAGGGATCCACCGCCGCAGTGGGTTCGTCCGCCGAGGCGTTGGGCAAGGCGTCCGAACAGATCCGGGAGGCAATGGACGCAGTCCGCTCCATGCTTGATGCGGAGCGCAACACGGCTGAGCAGGTTAGGAATCTCGCCGGCGTGGTGAACACTCTCGAGCTTCGCAGCTCGGAACGCGACGAGCGGGGCGCAGTTCAGAGCGACCGTATCGAAATAGCGCTGGCGAAGGTCGAAGCCATTGTCGCCGTGCCTGCTGTCGCAGAGTCCGCGTCAGTAGTGGATGAGCCTGTAGAAGCCTTGGAGAAGCCCGCGGCGGATTCGACGGAAACCAGGCCGATCATGCCGGCGCCGGCTGGAGAGGACGCCATCACGGTGCCGGAGATGACCACCGCCGCCATTGAGGCAGCAGAACCGCAGCCTGACAAGTCGCGGTGGAGCATCTGGAACCGATGA
- a CDS encoding acyl-CoA dehydrogenase family protein: MTENPETETAGRVKRLEAAVEALVRRIEPAILRAREKQASTEGLGQAESHGLAWFATYASALRAIVQYGLALERCTRLTEIESLLIAIGGGEYLDQVLGGIPMSQSEFARTRDLLSPDMFEALLADDDIRNAIQHGNTPANRSRLVTIWREANTDPHLGDPATDDTVEAIRLEMRKFVANEISPHAHFWHLNNSYIPQDVLDQLGALGVFGLTLPEEYGGSGLSKVAMCVVTEELSKGYLGVGSLGTRSEIAAELISSGGTEEQKRKWLPLIASGACVPTAVFTEPDVGSDLASLKTRASLKDGFYEVTGAKSWITHAGRANLMTLLVRTDPDDKGYRGLSLLLAEKTAGTVDAHFRDEGLSGSEIEVLGYRGMKEFELSFDAFRVPMANLLGEREGQGFKQLMRTFEAARIQTAARAVGVAEAAFSLSWRYATDRVQFGQPIVRFDRISDKLAMMAAEILICRQLVYASARQKDANIRCDVEAGMAKLLAARVAWACADSCVQIHGGNGFALEFEASRLLCDARILSIFEGAAEIQADIISRGLLSTK, encoded by the coding sequence ATGACTGAAAACCCGGAAACCGAGACCGCCGGTCGCGTGAAGCGCCTAGAGGCAGCTGTCGAGGCGCTGGTGCGGAGGATCGAACCGGCGATCCTGAGGGCTCGCGAAAAGCAAGCTTCAACCGAGGGGCTCGGGCAAGCCGAAAGCCATGGCCTCGCCTGGTTTGCAACGTACGCGTCGGCACTGAGGGCGATCGTGCAATATGGTCTGGCGCTCGAGCGATGCACGCGTTTGACGGAAATCGAGAGCCTCCTCATAGCGATCGGCGGCGGAGAATATCTCGACCAAGTCCTTGGTGGTATTCCTATGAGCCAGAGCGAATTCGCGCGCACACGCGATCTGCTCTCTCCTGATATGTTTGAGGCGCTTCTTGCGGACGATGACATAAGGAATGCGATCCAGCACGGAAACACGCCAGCGAACAGATCACGTCTGGTGACAATATGGCGTGAGGCAAATACCGATCCTCACCTCGGTGATCCTGCCACGGACGATACTGTCGAGGCCATCCGATTAGAAATGCGCAAGTTCGTCGCCAACGAGATTTCCCCGCATGCGCATTTCTGGCATTTGAACAACTCCTATATTCCGCAAGACGTGCTAGATCAACTCGGGGCGCTTGGCGTATTCGGCCTCACCTTGCCGGAAGAGTATGGCGGCTCGGGTCTGTCGAAGGTCGCCATGTGTGTGGTGACCGAAGAACTGTCTAAAGGGTATCTCGGCGTCGGTTCACTCGGCACGCGGTCGGAAATTGCCGCTGAGCTGATATCGTCTGGCGGGACGGAAGAACAAAAAAGAAAATGGCTTCCGCTAATCGCATCCGGCGCATGTGTTCCGACCGCCGTATTCACCGAGCCGGATGTCGGGTCTGATCTCGCATCCCTGAAGACAAGGGCATCGCTCAAGGACGGCTTCTATGAAGTCACCGGAGCAAAAAGCTGGATCACCCACGCCGGCCGGGCGAACCTGATGACCCTGCTTGTTCGAACGGATCCGGACGACAAAGGTTATCGCGGGCTGTCGCTGCTGCTAGCGGAAAAGACCGCTGGAACAGTCGACGCGCATTTCCGGGACGAAGGCTTGTCTGGCAGTGAGATCGAGGTGCTCGGTTATCGGGGGATGAAGGAGTTCGAGTTGTCCTTCGATGCTTTCCGAGTGCCCATGGCCAATCTTTTGGGAGAAAGGGAGGGCCAAGGTTTTAAGCAACTGATGCGCACCTTCGAAGCCGCTCGAATACAGACGGCCGCACGTGCCGTGGGGGTCGCGGAGGCAGCGTTCTCGCTCTCCTGGCGATACGCAACGGACCGGGTGCAATTCGGACAACCTATTGTGCGTTTCGATCGTATTTCCGACAAGCTCGCGATGATGGCGGCAGAGATTTTGATCTGCCGCCAATTGGTCTACGCTTCCGCGCGACAAAAGGACGCGAACATTCGATGCGATGTGGAGGCCGGCATGGCGAAGCTTCTGGCCGCTAGGGTCGCATGGGCCTGCGCTGACAGTTGCGTCCAGATCCATGGCGGCAACGGCTTCGCTCTCGAATTCGAAGCCAGTAGACTTCTTTGTGACGCAAGAATCCTGTCCATATTTGAAGGCGCGGCGGAAATTCAGGCAGACATCATCTCACGTGGTCTTCTTTCGACTAAGTAA
- a CDS encoding LamB/YcsF family protein, with protein sequence MKIDLNADLGEGFGPYLLTDDDALLSIVSSANIACGMHAGDPSTMARVCRMAGDRGVAIGAHPGYSDRDGFGRRVIPMSITEVEALVAVQIGALQAAAALSGNKVRYVKPHGALYTLAEKNGPAADAICRATHACDPSLVVVTSPGSRLLRAADDFGLATAVEGFADRRYEPDGFLVSRNKDGAVIDDIDDIADQAFRLATGQGVITIDGTFVPMVVQTICLHGDSRSAVEAAKAVRQRLQAEGVLIAPFLKGVS encoded by the coding sequence ATGAAGATCGATCTCAACGCCGATCTTGGGGAAGGCTTTGGCCCCTACCTGCTGACCGACGACGACGCGCTCCTTAGCATTGTGTCATCGGCAAACATCGCCTGCGGCATGCACGCGGGGGACCCGTCGACAATGGCTCGTGTGTGCAGGATGGCCGGGGACAGGGGAGTGGCGATCGGGGCGCACCCGGGTTATTCCGATAGGGACGGTTTCGGCCGACGCGTCATCCCGATGTCAATAACCGAGGTCGAAGCATTGGTCGCGGTTCAGATCGGTGCGTTGCAGGCGGCGGCCGCCTTGTCCGGCAACAAGGTCCGCTATGTTAAGCCGCATGGCGCGCTGTATACGCTTGCGGAAAAGAACGGGCCGGCCGCAGACGCGATTTGCCGCGCAACCCATGCATGCGATCCGAGCCTCGTTGTCGTGACATCCCCGGGGTCCCGATTGCTCAGGGCGGCTGACGATTTTGGCCTGGCTACCGCCGTCGAGGGCTTCGCGGATCGACGTTATGAGCCGGACGGCTTTCTCGTCTCCAGAAATAAGGACGGTGCTGTCATAGACGATATCGACGACATTGCCGATCAGGCGTTCAGACTGGCGACGGGACAGGGGGTGATCACCATCGATGGCACGTTCGTGCCGATGGTAGTGCAAACGATCTGCCTGCACGGCGACAGTCGCTCGGCGGTTGAGGCGGCAAAGGCGGTCCGCCAGCGTTTACAGGCTGAAGGCGTTTTGATCGCCCCCTTCCTGAAAGGGGTGTCATGA
- a CDS encoding CoA transferase yields MYELLSGLRIIEISAFVAMPLCGNTLAQLGAEVIRVDPPGGGVDYGRWPLSDHGGSIYWSGLNHGKRSVTADLRTPEGEAFVLDLIGDNGIVITNLSPAFLTDGTLLAERPKTILATLEGFPSGRTGVDYTINAASGLPLITGSDPTSGPINSPFPTWDMLAGLHIALAIVAAERRRRLEGQGAWIKCALSDVMLSAMTTLGFVGETEVGGSVRQAIGNNIFGTFGHDFQTADGRRLMVVALTPRQWQELCKITGTMQAFAELETELGFDFKLEGDRFKARDRICAVFADWFATRNLDDIASLFEPTAICWHPYQTIDALRKPGGLIEESAIFERVVHQGVGEIWTSGPVFRLDREVRGAVKGSGTLGADTDAFSKNAPQENGK; encoded by the coding sequence ATGTACGAACTCTTGAGCGGATTGCGGATCATTGAGATTTCAGCGTTTGTTGCCATGCCGCTATGCGGCAATACCTTGGCGCAGCTTGGCGCCGAGGTCATTCGCGTAGATCCTCCAGGCGGCGGCGTCGACTATGGCCGATGGCCGCTCTCGGACCACGGCGGCAGTATTTACTGGAGCGGGCTGAACCACGGAAAACGGTCCGTCACCGCCGATCTGCGGACGCCGGAAGGTGAGGCTTTCGTCCTTGACCTCATCGGCGACAACGGCATCGTCATCACCAATCTTTCGCCGGCATTCTTAACCGACGGCACATTGCTTGCAGAGAGACCGAAAACCATTCTCGCGACGCTGGAAGGCTTCCCGAGTGGACGCACGGGCGTCGATTACACTATCAATGCCGCCTCCGGATTACCACTGATCACAGGCTCTGACCCGACTTCGGGGCCGATCAATTCACCGTTCCCGACCTGGGATATGCTTGCCGGGCTACACATCGCGCTGGCGATCGTCGCCGCGGAACGGCGGCGGCGGCTTGAGGGACAAGGTGCCTGGATCAAATGCGCCTTATCCGATGTCATGCTGTCAGCGATGACGACCCTCGGTTTTGTGGGCGAAACCGAGGTCGGCGGCAGCGTTCGCCAAGCTATCGGCAACAACATTTTCGGGACCTTCGGACATGACTTTCAAACCGCGGACGGGCGCCGGTTGATGGTTGTTGCGCTTACGCCCCGGCAATGGCAGGAACTTTGCAAGATCACTGGGACGATGCAGGCCTTTGCCGAACTCGAAACCGAATTGGGTTTCGATTTCAAGCTGGAAGGCGATCGTTTCAAGGCGCGGGACAGGATATGCGCAGTTTTTGCCGACTGGTTCGCAACACGCAACCTGGACGACATTGCGAGCCTTTTTGAGCCGACGGCCATCTGCTGGCACCCCTATCAGACGATCGATGCCTTGAGAAAACCGGGCGGACTCATCGAAGAAAGCGCCATATTCGAACGAGTCGTTCATCAGGGCGTTGGCGAAATCTGGACATCGGGTCCGGTGTTTCGTCTCGATCGAGAAGTGCGCGGAGCGGTGAAAGGCAGCGGCACACTGGGCGCGGACACCGATGCGTTTTCGAAGAACGCGCCTCAGGAGAACGGTAAATGA
- a CDS encoding biotin-dependent carboxyltransferase family protein, with translation MKAKIVIDVPGLSTTVQDLGRWGLQGLGVPLSGAMDPLALAAANSLVSNLPDAAALEISYAGPTFKVQENSVRLALVGAGACLKFDDGRIIQANQSVTAHAGDTVFVQASRAMPFTILAVAGCLDLPETLGSRSTYARGAFGGFEGRALRSGDIITVTGSIPDPTDIELSGNIPYGEGPIGVLLGPQADYFHAESIAQFLSSEYEVTTDSDRMGMRLTGQPLQHARGYDIVTDGVANGSIQVPGNGLPMILLSDRQTVGGYPKIGTVISRDLPRLAQMRPGRKIRFQAVSLEEAIAARRAQARSMDMLVQDTRPVGRPGTVNIPRLYTDNLISGVANLDSDYHRLGHVE, from the coding sequence GTGAAGGCAAAGATCGTCATAGATGTGCCGGGGCTTTCCACCACTGTACAAGATCTCGGGCGATGGGGTCTTCAGGGGCTTGGCGTACCCTTGAGCGGCGCGATGGACCCACTCGCTCTTGCCGCGGCGAATAGCCTGGTCAGTAATCTTCCCGATGCCGCGGCGCTCGAGATCTCCTACGCAGGACCGACCTTTAAGGTTCAGGAAAACAGCGTTCGCTTGGCCCTTGTCGGCGCCGGCGCCTGTTTAAAATTTGATGACGGCAGGATCATTCAGGCCAATCAAAGCGTGACGGCCCATGCCGGCGACACAGTATTCGTGCAGGCTTCCCGCGCGATGCCCTTTACAATCCTCGCGGTCGCCGGCTGTCTAGACTTGCCTGAAACGCTGGGAAGCCGCTCGACCTACGCGCGCGGTGCATTTGGCGGATTTGAGGGCAGAGCGCTGAGATCCGGCGATATCATAACTGTCACCGGATCAATTCCGGATCCGACGGATATCGAACTCTCCGGCAACATTCCTTATGGCGAGGGTCCGATAGGTGTGTTGTTGGGTCCGCAGGCCGATTACTTCCATGCCGAAAGTATCGCGCAGTTCCTGTCGAGCGAGTACGAGGTCACCACAGATAGCGATCGTATGGGCATGCGACTGACGGGACAACCACTCCAACATGCGCGTGGGTATGACATTGTCACGGATGGCGTGGCCAACGGCTCCATTCAGGTCCCCGGTAATGGCCTGCCGATGATACTCTTGTCCGACCGGCAGACGGTTGGAGGCTATCCGAAGATCGGCACCGTGATATCGCGCGATCTTCCTCGTCTTGCTCAGATGCGCCCCGGCCGCAAGATCCGGTTTCAGGCCGTCTCTTTGGAAGAGGCAATTGCTGCGCGGCGGGCACAGGCGAGGAGCATGGATATGCTGGTGCAAGATACCAGGCCGGTTGGCCGTCCCGGAACGGTGAACATCCCGCGGCTGTATACGGACAACCTCATCAGCGGCGTTGCAAATCTCGATAGTGATTATCATCGCCTTGGCCACGTCGAATAA
- the pxpB gene encoding 5-oxoprolinase subunit PxpB, which produces MTVHQQYERTIGRARFLLAGDTGVVVEFGDRVDRELSEAVLQLRSILMAAKLPGVLDLVPSFRSLLVQYDPLVSDGLTIIDAIVVHMDTPVELDTQPRTWELPACYDETLAPDVTDVADRLNMSVSQIIDLHSAQDYSVYFLGFLPGCALIGDLPSELELPRRTTPRVRVPEGSLAIAMRLSIVYPLVSPGGWHLIGNCPLQFFDHRATPPSLLAPGDKVRFKPISLSEHAALSQERSTGRLFAESERFLRA; this is translated from the coding sequence ATGACGGTCCACCAACAATATGAGAGAACGATCGGCAGGGCTCGTTTTCTGCTCGCCGGAGACACAGGTGTCGTCGTCGAATTTGGCGACCGCGTCGATCGCGAGCTCAGCGAAGCGGTTCTCCAACTCAGATCCATTCTGATGGCTGCAAAGCTCCCCGGCGTGCTGGATCTCGTCCCGTCCTTTCGCTCTCTCCTGGTACAATATGATCCGCTGGTGTCGGATGGGCTGACGATAATCGATGCGATCGTAGTTCATATGGACACACCAGTCGAACTCGACACACAGCCCAGAACCTGGGAGCTGCCTGCATGCTATGACGAAACGCTTGCGCCCGACGTCACGGATGTCGCCGATCGCCTGAACATGTCTGTCTCACAAATCATCGATCTGCACAGCGCGCAGGACTATTCCGTCTATTTTCTCGGTTTTCTGCCCGGTTGCGCGCTGATAGGCGACCTGCCGAGCGAATTGGAATTGCCGCGCCGGACAACGCCAAGAGTTCGGGTGCCCGAGGGTTCCCTGGCCATCGCGATGCGACTAAGCATCGTCTATCCTCTGGTGAGCCCCGGTGGGTGGCACCTTATCGGCAATTGCCCGTTGCAATTCTTCGACCACCGTGCCACCCCGCCGAGCCTTCTTGCTCCCGGTGACAAGGTACGTTTCAAACCGATTTCGCTGAGCGAGCATGCCGCGTTATCGCAAGAGCGATCCACGGGACGCCTCTTCGCGGAAAGCGAAAGGTTCTTGAGAGCGTGA
- a CDS encoding LysR family transcriptional regulator — MKFDELRYFLKAAEVGSMSRASESLGMTQPALSRQIRQLEQELCSELFYRHGRGVSLTPSGSKLKEVAVQVLEQLALISQEIQEDSAKENGVVVLGVPPSIGATLCAPLSIGFAKIYPDARLRVREGFSGSLSEMLEAGQLDLAILYDARRRRDLLVSPLIRENLYLITPRNGEARTNDAGWDEIRHLGLILPGPENGMRRVIERAAKDSGISLNVRLEIDSVPAIRQLVASGAGAAILPFGAVHAEVRAEQLDARIVRERGMEALLVVATPRNKPVTRTVRALVKQIEVETLNCIRSEILRGEYRPSAVEQDSDA, encoded by the coding sequence ATGAAATTCGACGAGCTTCGCTACTTCCTGAAGGCGGCCGAAGTCGGCAGCATGTCGCGAGCGTCCGAAAGCCTCGGGATGACCCAGCCGGCGCTCAGCCGCCAGATCAGGCAACTGGAACAGGAGCTGTGCAGCGAACTGTTCTACAGGCATGGGCGCGGGGTGTCGCTAACCCCGTCCGGCAGCAAGCTAAAAGAGGTGGCAGTCCAGGTTCTTGAACAGCTGGCACTGATCAGCCAGGAGATCCAGGAGGATTCCGCCAAGGAAAACGGGGTTGTTGTTCTAGGGGTGCCGCCGTCGATCGGTGCCACTTTATGCGCGCCGTTATCTATCGGGTTTGCAAAAATATATCCCGATGCGCGCCTGCGCGTCCGCGAAGGTTTCAGCGGCAGTTTGAGTGAAATGCTTGAAGCGGGACAGCTTGACCTGGCAATCCTTTACGATGCCCGGCGTCGGCGGGACTTGCTCGTCAGCCCCCTCATCCGTGAAAATCTCTATCTGATCACTCCGAGAAACGGTGAGGCGCGAACGAATGACGCCGGGTGGGACGAAATCCGACATCTCGGCCTTATTCTTCCAGGACCGGAAAATGGCATGCGCCGCGTGATTGAGCGTGCCGCCAAGGATAGTGGCATTTCCCTGAACGTCCGCCTCGAAATCGATTCCGTACCGGCCATTCGCCAACTGGTCGCATCCGGCGCGGGCGCGGCCATTCTGCCCTTTGGTGCCGTGCATGCTGAGGTGCGTGCGGAGCAGCTTGATGCACGCATCGTGCGGGAGCGAGGAATGGAGGCGTTACTCGTGGTCGCGACACCGCGCAACAAACCCGTGACCCGGACCGTCCGTGCCCTAGTCAAGCAGATCGAGGTGGAGACACTCAACTGTATCCGCTCCGAAATTCTGAGAGGAGAGTACCGGCCGAGCGCGGTAGAACAGGATTCGGACGCGTAG